ACGCGGCCCACTGCCCTGGTGAGCGTGGGGCGGGCTTCAACGCGGTGGGCACGGTGCAGGCGGCCGCGGATCAGGACGCCGAGGGCGTGGCAGGGTTGGCTGGCCGGTCCCACGCCGCGCCTGGGCGACATGTCCCGCCCTGGTGCATGCCGCGATCCTGGCGCCGAGTCGTGCAAGCCCGCCAACGGAAACCGGTCTGTCGTACTGGTCGAACAGGCATAGCCGCCCACGTCAAACGCACCCAGGGTGTGTTATGTGGCGAAACTGCGGCGGGACAACGGGATCAGACGCCACCGGCAGAGCACGTTCAAGCTGTCCAAGTACCCAGCGTTCGCCGAGGAGGCCGTCGCCGTGGCCGGGCTCTACCTCGCCCCGCCCGGCGGAACGTCGTGCTCGGCCTTGACGAGAAGGCTGGCACCCAGGCGCTGGACCACACCCCGCCGCTCTCACCCATGGACTCCGGCGCAACCGCGAATCGCCCCACGACTACAGGCGCCACGGCCCCACGACCCCCTGGCCCGGGAGAACGTCAGGAAGCTCGTGGCCAACACTGGGAATTAAGTACGGCAGAATCACGACACACTATCTGATCGGGAAGCGGTGACTACCTGTAGAGTTCCTAGTCATGAACGTTGATGCATCGCGGCGGCTGCTCGATGCTGTGAAGGCCCGCGATGAGGCCGGTGTCGAGCAGTCCCTCGCCCTCGGCGCTGATCCGAATGCGTCGTTTGGTCGAACTCAGGGCTCAGCTCTGGCTTTCTCGGCCGGTAACGGTGATTTGAGTATTGTTCGTCGGTTGCTCGAGGGCGGAGCGGATATCGGAACTTCGGATCCATATATCCTCTCGCCGCTGCGTCGTGCGATCAAAGAATGTCACCTCGAGGTTACCCGGCTGTTGCTTGAACAGGGAGCGATCGATTGGGAACCCGCTGGCCGCACTGACGTCCTTGTTGACGCCATGAGCGCGGTTCGGCACATGCCGCAAGTGCCGGCGTTGCAGATTATGCGAATGGTGCTTGCACATGGCGCTCGGCCCCGACATGCATCGAGTGCATCCCTGGTCGACGCGGTAGCGCTAAGGATGGCGCCTGCGGTCCTACGGATCTTTGTGGAGGCCGGGGACGATCCAAACCAGCGACGTGGTGACGGCACACCTGTGCTGGTTCTCGCTGCGCGCCGCGGAGACTCCGCCGCGGTAGACTTGTTGCTGCAAGCCGGGGCCGACGTCGACGCGGTCGACGCTAAGGGGCGGACTGCTCTGATGCATGCGGTTGAACGCGATGAACAAGATGTAGTGAGCGTCCTCCTGCTAGCTGGTGCGGACATCGACAAGGTCAGTGGCGATGGTGTGACGGCCAAGCAGCTTGCCAAGGGTTGGCAGCGGAAAAGGATCCAGATCCTACTGGGCGAACGCGTCGTCGGGTTGGATGATGTGCCGATCCCTCGCAGCGTGATGGGTATCCGCTCGACTGGTTATAGGCTCGCGGGCGATACCGGCACATTCGAACGATGGGCACTAGTGCTCCAGCACGCCGTGGAGGACCTCGGTAGTCAGGAGTGGGAGGCGCATACAGGCAGAAGCGTGGATTGTGCTGTCGATCTCGTACGGCGTCTCCGCGATGAACCGCAGCCGGTGTCCAATGCTTCCTGGCGTGAGCTCGATGTTACTGCTGACGAGATATCAATTCTCACGGCTGCGTTGCTTGAGTTGGCCTACGGCAGTCCGGGAGCGTTGCCGATCGGAGATAGTCGGGATGAGATCCTGGACATGCATGAGGAGCTCGGCCGTCGGATAAAGTGATCGTGTGTCGCTCGAAAAGTCCACTGCCGCATCGTGTGGCAGACGGCTCGGTGGGCAAGGACGCGCCGGCCTACTGGCTATGTCAGAAAGTTGTCTCCGCCTTGGGGGAGATTGGCACGCCGGATGCCTTCGAGCGCATTCGTCAGATGACGGACCAGTCCTGGCCCGACGTCGTCCGCTGGCATGCGGCTGTCGAACTAGGGATTGAAGACGAGCTTGGGTTCGACGAAGGTCGGATGTTGGGGTAGCCCCGTACCCCGGGCGATGTCGAGATCCGCGAAATACCGATGACTCCGCTTGGGGGTGATTTACTAGTGAGCCGGGAACCGGCAGATTTCACCTCTCGACTGGATCCGGTAACGGTTTCTGCCTGCAGTTGGCTGGCTGGTACCCTGGACGGCACGTCGACGTCAATGCCGCTTAGTTAGTGGCCTTGGTGTGCGGGTTGAGGCGAGTGGATTGGTTGGCAGTACTGTTGATCAGTGCCGTCTGCTCGCCGTTTCACCGATGGGATCAGCATCGGTGTGCTGGCCCGTGTGTTCGACCGGGATCTGGTGGACGAGGTGCTCGCGGAAACGGGGCGTCGGGAGAGGCGGTCGCGTCTGCTGCCCGCGCGGGTGGTCGTCTACTACGTGCTGGCGCTGTGCCTGTTCTTCGATGACGGTTACGAAGAGGTGATGCGCAAGCTGGTCGACGGTCTGCGGTTTCTGGGCACGTGGCGGCAGGGGTGGACGGTGCCCACGACGGGGGCGATCTCCCAGGCGCGGGGGCGGTTGGGCGAGGCGCCGCTGCGGGTGCTGTTCGACCGGGTGGCGGTGCCGATGGCCCATGCCGGAACGCGGGGGGCGTGGTTTCACGGGTGGCGGGTGATGGCGGTCGACGGTGTCGTGCTGGACTTGCCCGACACGGCGGCCAACGTGGCCGAGTTCGGCAAGAAGCCGCACAAGGGCGGGCAGAGCCCGTTTCCGCAGGTGCGGATCATGGGGCTGGGCGAGTGCGGCACGCATGCGATCGTGGCGGCGGAGTTGGATTCCTGGCGGGTGCAGGAACGCGGCTTGTGCGAGCGGTTGGTGGCGGCGTTCGAGCCGGACATGCTGGTGCTGGCCGATCGCGGTGTGTTCTCCTACGACTTGTGGCAGCGGGCGCGCCGGAGCGGGGCGCAATTGGTGTGGCGGGTCCGTGACGATGTGGACCTGCCGGTGTTGGGGTGGCTTCCCGACGGGTCCTACCGCAGTGAGCTGCTGCCCTCGAAGGTCAAGGCGGACCTGAAGCGGGGCAAGCGGTCGCGGGCGCCGGAGGGGTCGCGGTTGCCGGTGCGGGTGGTGGAGTACTCGGTGACCGACCGCGGCGGGCAGCCCGAGATGATCCGCCTGGTGGTGTCGATCATGGATCACGAGGTGGCGCCGGCGGTGGAGTTGGCGGTGCTGTATCGGCAGCGGTGGGAGTTCGAGCTGACCCTGGACGAGATCGAGACCCATCAGATGCCGCATGGCAGGGTGCTGCGGTCGAAGTCCCCGGAGTTGGTCCGGCAGGAGATCTGGGCGTTGCTGCTGACCCACTACGCGGTGCGGGCGTTGATGTTGGAGGCCGCCGAGGGCCTCGGTCCGGACGACGGGCCCGACGTCGACGGGTTGTCCTTCGTCCGAAGTCTCAACGCTGTGCGCCGCCAGGTCACCAACCAGGCGGGTTTTTCCCCCTCACCGCCTGAAGAACGCGATCATCGAGACGCTTGAGGAGATCCGACACCGACGCGCCCGGGGCCGCCGCCACCGCTCCTACCCACGCGTGGTCAAACGCAGCAACGTCGGCAGCAAGCTGATCAAACGCGCGCACCACACAGGCACCCGCTACGACCGGCCACCTGGCATCCACCTCTTCGGCAAGATCACTAACTAAGCGGCATTGACGTCGACGTGTCGTCCGACATCAGCTCTCTGGAGGCGCAGGGATACGTTTCGAGCCCATCGGCAACCGAATTCCTCGAATCTTTCCAGGGTTTGTCGATTGGGCCGGCCAGTGAGGAAGGCGCCATGCCGCTCAGCGCTTGGAGTAGCGTGGGGTTTCGCCGGAAGGCGCCCAGGCGGTCCTTGGGGAGAGCCTTTCTCCTACTTTCACGAAGAGCAGTGGTGATAGGCTATTGCGATCACCGATCCAAGGTTTTGTCGACGAAAACGATCGATGGTAGTATGAATACCGTCATGAATGGTTTCGGCACGTCCTACATCGAGCGCCTGAAGGGGAAGCGTTGACCGTGGTGAATATGAAGGTCACTTATGACCAAAAGGCAAACGCGGCATACATCTACTTTATCGATCCGCAGGTGGTTATGTCGGTGGCGCGTACGTACCTTTGCGATCCGGTCGAGGTTGATGGAATGATCAACCTCGACTTCGATGCGCACGATCGTCTTGTCGGCGTCGAGGTGCTGGCAGCCAGTTCAAAGCTGCCCAAGTATCTGCTCGACTCGGCAGAACGGCTGGATGTCGAAGGTGGATGAAGCGGTTCGCCGTGTGGGGTGTCAAATGGCGACACACTGCTGTGATCTGTCGGTTCGACCACTGCGCCGTCGGATCGGTCGGTGCATTCCCGTATCAATGCGGCGCGCGTCGTGACTTGCGCGCCGTCGACAGTGGTCCCCGTGGAAGCTCGTTCGTGCAGTTCGGAGCGGAGTACCACACGGTGTACGGGTCCCTCCGCGCCCAGGGCCAAGCGATCGAGGACCAGTTTCAAGGCTGCGCCGCCGACGGCGTACTTGGGCGGGGCCGCACGGCCGTGAGCGGCGGGTGGGCGAACCTGGCACTCGAACGGCGAGACTCGTGAACCTCATGCCCGGTCCCCGACCCGACGACAGGTGTGGACGCGGTCGGGCCGCGGCGTGATGCGCGCGTGCATGCGTCGAACGGGCAGACGTCATCGTCTCTCCTCGAAGCAGGTCATCAACTTCAACGCCATCGACCCCAACCCGGTCGTGGACGACCAGGGCCGCTGGTGGCTGAGCTTCGGCTCCTCCTGGTCGGGCATCAAGCTGATCCAGTTCGACCCGGCCACCGGCCTGCGGTCGGGCAGCGCGATGACCGGCATCGCCGGCACCGACGGCGACTTCCCCGTGGCCACCGGTACGAACCGGATTGGTGGCGCTGTCACGGCTTACGAGGCAGCCTTGGTTCACCGTCGTTGCGGTTGCCGTTGTGCATGATCGCGCCTTGGACTTCGCCGTTCGGGTTCATGAACACGACGTCGATGTCGGTGAGCTTCTGCCGTTCGGCGGGCGTCAGGCCGTCCATCTGCGGCATGAACCGGTTCGCCAGTTCCTGCACCTTCTCCGGTGTGGTGCCGGCCGGGACTTGGACCCACAGCTCGCCCGGCGTGTCCTGGAACCGGCGCTCGGCCGCTTGCAGCATCTGCCGCAGCTTCACCGGCGCGTCCGCGGCGTCGGTGTCGGGGATGACGGCGACATCACGCTGCCACAGGTAGATCCGGTTCGGGTACACGTTGATGGCATCGGTCTGCGAGATGCCCTGCTCGTCCTTGTCGGTCCACACCGACGGGTGATGCCGCTCGAACCACACGGCTGGGTCGTGCCGGCGGGAAAGACCGACGTAGCCCTCGTCGGTGCCGGTCGGGCTCTGCCTGAGCGCCAGTTCCGCCACGCGGGGGCTCAGCCGCGAGTTCGGGCCCGCGGCCCCGCCCGACACCGAGTTCATCAGCCCCGCCACGTACTGGCCTTGCCTCTGTAGGTCCAACTTGTCGAACCACGACGTGCCGTCCTGCGCACGGACCGGCTGCCAGTGGCCGGGCGGCCGTAACCGCCAGTACTGCCCGGGCATCTGGCTCCAGGGCACCACCGGACCGGGCTTGGTCAGATCCGGCTTCGGCCTCTCGGTGACCGCCTGGTCCACCGACCGGGTAGGCAGCGAGGCCGCACTCGGTCGAGTCGTGCCGCCCGGCCCGGTGACGCCGTCCGACGAGGCGAACCCGTCCCACCGCGCGGTGATCGCGCCGACGGCGTCGGCCAGCGTGGTGACGGATCGGGTCGCGTTGGCGAGCGTCGTCGCGACCTGCCGTTCGACGGCGGCCACCGGCTTGGCGTAGCTGTCGACCAGGTCGGCGGCCTGCGCCAGGACGTTCGCCGTCAACCCGCCCTCTGCCGCCATCAACTGCGGCACCAACGCGATCAGCCGCCGCACGAGGTCGGCGGCGAGGTCGTGCGCGGTGGTCCGGCCGGCGGCGACCACTTGGCCGACGGTGTCCGCGACCGACGCGGTCGCGGCGGCGGCGACGGCGAACTCGCCGAGCGAGCCGGTGAACGTCGTGGCACGGCCGCGGTACCCGTCGGCCGCCGCGCCCCGCCACTGCCCGGTATCCCGGGCGACGGACGTGCGGAGGCGTTGGCCTACCTCCTCGATGCCGGCGGAGACCGTGTGCCACGAGTCGACGAACGCCCGCACCACGGCGGCGTTTCCGGCCATCCGGTCCAGCACACCCTGCAACGGCATGACGAGACCCGTGATCTGGCCCAAACCGGCGGCATCAAGCGCACGCAGGGGGTTCATCGTGGCCGACAACGCTTGCACATCGTCCGATCGGCCGCCCACGACCCACGTGCCGCCCATGATGGTCGCCGCGATCGCCGCCACCGGGCCGGACCCCGCGTCTGAGATCACCGGGTCAGGAGACAAGGGGCTCACCGGACGTGCCGCCGAACGCCGCGGAGTTGACGTTCTCGGTCTGTTCGACCTCAGTCGCGGTATGCCGGATCTTGGTCGCCGTACCGGTCATCGCGGTGATTTCCGGACGCCATCGCCTGCTGCGCGGCACGCACGAGCAGCGCCACCGACGTGGTGAACTCCGTGCCTGCTTGACCCAAGGCGTCGCCGGTGAGCATGGTCTGCGCGGTGTCGGCGGCGGCACGCAGCTCGTCGCCGAGTTCGTCCAGCCCGCGTGCGTGGGACGTGAGCGCCTCGGTGACGACGGAGTAACCGTCGTCCATCAGCGTTCAACTCCGACGTCGAACACGGCGGGCTGGTCGTACCAGTCGTCCTCGGTTTCCGGCTTCGGACGGAGTGGGGGCGGTACTCGTGGCGGCCCGCTGGCCCACGGCGGCGAATCTTGCTTCTGTTCGGGGAACCGCGCCCTGGCCGACTCCACCACGAGGTGGGTGTGGGGATCGTCGCCGCAGCCGGTGTCGATCGCCGCCTGCCGAATCAGGTCGGGGATGCGTGCCTGCGCCCGCCGCAGGGTGTCCATCACCTCGCCGGCGAGATCGGTCGGATTCCGTCCCCGGTCGGGCAGGACCAAGTCGGTCAGCGTCCCCGTCGACGACACCGTGACGCGGACTGCCCCGTCCCGCGAGGTCTCGGTCACGGAGATCCGGTCGACCTGCTCGCGCATCACCCGGTAACGCTGTGCCGTGGCCGCCACCTGCGCAGCCCAATCCCGTTCGCCACCAACCATGTCGACCCCCCGAACGCATTGGCTGACATCGATGATCGTCCTGTGCCGGGGACCTCGCGACCGCCGATCGGCGGAAGACGTGAACAGGGGAAGGCCACCGGGTCGCGACTCGGTGACCTTCCCCGCTCGTGGTTGCCGTACGTCGGCTAACTCGAGACCTGGACCAGAGACCACTGCTGTTCGGTCAGGTTCTGGTCCGGCCACTGGATGACCTGCGCGCCGTTGGCGGTGGATCCGGTGGCGACGGTCAGGAGCTTGCCGCTGTGGCGGGCGCGGATCTCGTAGTAGTCGCCGACGGGTTCGAGCGTGAAGGCCTGGTCGGGTGCCAGGTTCTGCACCCATTGAACGGCTCCGGCGGCGTCGGCGGTGCTGGCGCCGTAGATGGACACGGCGCGGCCGCTGTTGCGGTTGAGCAGTGCCCGGTAGCCGCCGCCGATGTCGGTGACGTGCCAGTGTTGGTTGAAGCCGCCGTTGTCGGCCCACTGCACGATGTTCGCGCTGTCGGCGAGGTCTGCGCCGTAGGCGTCGAGGAGCTTGCCGCTGCGCCGGTTGACCAGCTTGTAGTAAGGCCCGGCGGAACGGCCGAAGTCGATGTCGGCGTGCCGGATGGTGCCGAACCCGGTGACGATCAGGACGCGGCCGGTGCGGGGGACGTAGGTCAGGTTGCGGCTGTACCCCGCCTCGATGGTGGTGAACTGCCGGGTCCAGGCGCCCGTGCTGCTGCCGCTCGGGTTGACCCAGACGTCACCGCTCCCGTGGGCGTTGTAGATCAGCCGGCCGTCGGGGGTCGGCACGACGTTCGGCATGCCCGGCCGGCCGCCGCCGATCTGGTTGACGCCGCCGACGCTGTGGGTGTACCCCGCGACGTCGAGCACCGGTGCGCTCCACCCGCTGGACGTGGTGCCGTTCCAGGTGCCGTCGCGCACCGCGCTGCTGGTCCCGCAGAGCGACGAGCCGGTGCGGCAGACGCAGGTGCTCGACGCCAAGCGCCTCAGCCAGCCCACCCTCGGCGCCGGCGTTGTCGGCGGTCAAGGGCTTGGTCTGGGGCTCGGACCTCCCGGCCACCGGATCGTTCAGCACGTCCAACGGCATGCTGAACCAGTTGTCGAGCAACATTTCCTGGAGCCGGCGGTCGAACTTCCTGTCCATCCCGACCGGCACCTCGTCCAGGGACGAGCGGCTGGGCTGGACCGGTGACATCAGCCTGTTCGGTCCGACCGCCAACTACTTGCGGGACACGCGCGCGTTCCTGTCCCACTGGATGGCCGACATGCGCAACTCGCAGTACGCCAACGGCGACCTGCCGGCGGTCGTGCCCACACCGCAAGGCCAGTTCGGCGAGAGCGGCGTCGGCTGGTCCGACGCGATGATCACCGTGCCGCACGCGGTATGGCGCGTCGTAGTTCTCGCGCAGGATGCTCGCGTCGCCGTACGAGCGCGTCGATCGCGGACGTGTGGGTGGAGCGACTGGCTTGATGGACCGTCCGCACGTCGGCGCAGGGGTGGTGAACCCTCCGCCGACGTGCGGCTCCAGAGCGCGGCTCCGGGGTATTGGACCTGGGCGCGGGGATGGGCCACTGCTCCGTGAGGCCACGGTCGTTCTCGGTGCGGTCAAGCGCCTGCGTCGGCCGCCGCGACGTGGCGGATTCCCAGGAGGAGCAGCCGC
This is a stretch of genomic DNA from Saccharothrix ecbatanensis. It encodes these proteins:
- a CDS encoding ankyrin repeat domain-containing protein, producing MNVDASRRLLDAVKARDEAGVEQSLALGADPNASFGRTQGSALAFSAGNGDLSIVRRLLEGGADIGTSDPYILSPLRRAIKECHLEVTRLLLEQGAIDWEPAGRTDVLVDAMSAVRHMPQVPALQIMRMVLAHGARPRHASSASLVDAVALRMAPAVLRIFVEAGDDPNQRRGDGTPVLVLAARRGDSAAVDLLLQAGADVDAVDAKGRTALMHAVERDEQDVVSVLLLAGADIDKVSGDGVTAKQLAKGWQRKRIQILLGERVVGLDDVPIPRSVMGIRSTGYRLAGDTGTFERWALVLQHAVEDLGSQEWEAHTGRSVDCAVDLVRRLRDEPQPVSNASWRELDVTADEISILTAALLELAYGSPGALPIGDSRDEILDMHEELGRRIK
- a CDS encoding YbaB/EbfC family nucleoid-associated protein encodes the protein MAATAQRYRVMREQVDRISVTETSRDGAVRVTVSSTGTLTDLVLPDRGRNPTDLAGEVMDTLRRAQARIPDLIRQAAIDTGCGDDPHTHLVVESARARFPEQKQDSPPWASGPPRVPPPLRPKPETEDDWYDQPAVFDVGVER
- a CDS encoding alpha-L-rhamnosidase-related protein; amino-acid sequence: MSAVKGLVWGSDLPATGSFSTSNGMLNQLSSNISWSRRSNFLSIPTGTSSRDERLGWTGDISLFGPTANYLRDTRAFLSHWMADMRNSQYANGDLPAVVPTPQGQFGESGVGWSDAMITVPHAVWRVVVLAQDARVAVRARRSRTCGWSDWLDGPSARRRRGGEPSADVRLQSAAPGYWTWARGWATAP
- a CDS encoding RICIN domain-containing protein translates to MASSTCVCRTGSSLCGTSSAVRDGTWNGTTSSGWSAPVLDVAGYTHSVGGVNQIGGGRPGMPNVVPTPDGRLIYNAHGSGDVWVNPSGSSTGAWTRQFTTIEAGYSRNLTYVPRTGRVLIVTGFGTIRHADIDFGRSAGPYYKLVNRRSGKLLDAYGADLADSANIVQWADNGGFNQHWHVTDIGGGYRALLNRNSGRAVSIYGASTADAAGAVQWVQNLAPDQAFTLEPVGDYYEIRARHSGKLLTVATGSTANGAQVIQWPDQNLTEQQWSLVQVSS
- a CDS encoding DUF2283 domain-containing protein — translated: MVNMKVTYDQKANAAYIYFIDPQVVMSVARTYLCDPVEVDGMINLDFDAHDRLVGVEVLAASSKLPKYLLDSAERLDVEGG
- a CDS encoding IS4 family transposase gives rise to the protein MPSARRFTDGISIGVLARVFDRDLVDEVLAETGRRERRSRLLPARVVVYYVLALCLFFDDGYEEVMRKLVDGLRFLGTWRQGWTVPTTGAISQARGRLGEAPLRVLFDRVAVPMAHAGTRGAWFHGWRVMAVDGVVLDLPDTAANVAEFGKKPHKGGQSPFPQVRIMGLGECGTHAIVAAELDSWRVQERGLCERLVAAFEPDMLVLADRGVFSYDLWQRARRSGAQLVWRVRDDVDLPVLGWLPDGSYRSELLPSKVKADLKRGKRSRAPEGSRLPVRVVEYSVTDRGGQPEMIRLVVSIMDHEVAPAVELAVLYRQRWEFELTLDEIETHQMPHGRVLRSKSPELVRQEIWALLLTHYAVRALMLEAAEGLGPDDGPDVDGLSFVRSLNAVRRQVTNQAGFSPSPPEERDHRDA